One Nocardiopsis gilva YIM 90087 genomic window, CGCCCCGTGGCACCCGACCGCACCAGCGGGCGCGGGTCAGGCGGGCTGGTCGGGCCGGGCCTCGGACGACGGACGGTAGGGGAACTTGAGGTCGAAGGCGGGACGCTCGCTGCGGATCCGCGGGAGGGAGCGGAAGTTGTGCCGCGGGGGCGGGCAGGAGGTGGTCCATTCAAGCGAGCTGCCGTAGCCCCACGGGTCGTCGGCCTCCACGCGCTCGGCGTGGCGCGTCGTGTAGTAGATGTTGCCGAGGAAGATCAGGGTGGAGGCGCCCAGGACGAACGAGCCGACGCTGGAGATGGCGTTGAGCTCGGTGAATCCGTCGCTGGGCAGGTAGTCGGCGTAGCGGCGCGGCATCCCCGCAGCTCCGAGCCAGTGCTGCACCAGGAACGTGGCTTGGAAGCCGATGAACAGCGTCCAGAAGTGGAACTTGCCCAGCCCCTCGTGCAGCAGGCGCCCGGTCATCTTGGGCCACCAGAAGTAGAACCCGGAGAACATCGCGAAGACGACGGTTCCGAACAGCACGTAGTGCATGTGCCCGACGACGAAGTAGGAGTCGGTCGCGTGGAAGTCGATGGGCGGCGAGGCCAGGAGGACCCCGGTGAGCCCGCCGAAGAGGAACGTGACCAGGAATCCCATCGCGAACAGCATGGGTGTGGGGAAGGTGAGTTGGCCCCGCCACATCGTGCCGATCCAGTTGAAGAACTTGATGCCGGTGGGAACGGCGATCAGGAACGACAGCAGGGAGAAGAACGGGAGCAGGACCGCACCGGTGGCGAACATGTGGTGCGCCCACACCACCATCGACAGCCCGGTGATGGCCATGGTCGCGCCCACCATGGTCTTGTAGCCGAACAGCGGCTTGCGGGAGAAGGCCGGGATCACCTCGGTGATGATCCCGAAGAAGGGCAGCGCGACGATGTAGACCTCGGGGTGGCCGAAGAACCAGAACAGGTGCTGCCAGAGGATCGCACCGCCGTGGGCGGCGTCGTAGACGTGTGTGCCCAGCATGCGGTCGGCGCCCATGGCCGCCAGGGCCGCGGTGAGCACGGGGAACGCCAGCAGGACCAGCACGCTGGTGAACAGCGTGTTCCAGGTGAACAGCGGCATCCGGAAGGGCGTCATGCCCGGCGCCCGCATGCACGCGATCGTGGTGATGAAGTTGGTCGCGCCGAGGATGGTGCCCAGACCGGACACGATCAGGCCCAGCACCCACAGGTCGCCGCCCAGGCCGGGGGTGCGCACGGCGTCCGACAGCGGCTGGTAGGCGAACCATCCGAAGCTCGCCGCGCCGCCGGGCGTGAGGAACCCGCCCATCACCATGAGCCCGCCGAACAGGAAGAGCCAGTAGCTGAACATGTTCATCCGCGGGAACGCGACGTCCGGCGCGCCGATCTGCAGCGGCATGACGACGTTGGCGAAGCCCACGAACAGCGGAGTGGCGAAGAGCAGCAGCATGATGGTGCCGTGCAGGGTGAACAGCGCGTTGTACTCCTGCGCGGTGACCACCTGCATCCCCGGCCACAGCAGCTCGGCGCGGATCAGCATCGCCATGGCGCCGCCCGCGAGGAAGAAGCCGAAGGAGGTGATGAGGTAGAGATGGCCGATGAACTTGTGGTCGGTGGAGCCGAGCCACCGCACGACCGCCCATCCCTGCTCGACGGTGGGGGTCACGGCGACCTCGGTCGCGTTTCTGTGGGCCTCCGTCTCGGTCATCGGACCATCTCACTCTTGCCCGGCCACGACGCCGGGGCGCAGGTCGTACACGGACACGTCGGACGAGGTGGGTTGGCTGCCCTCAGCGGGATCGGACGCACCGTCCCCTGTGGCGCTCATGACGAGGGCGAGGATCAGGGCCAGGGCGATGGCGGCGATGGCCGCCCACAGCATCAGCGGCACGGGCAGGGGGGCCGACGGGGCCGACGCCGGATCGACTTCGGGGATCCGCTCGGCGCACCGTTCCAGGTGATCGGCGAACTCCGGATCCTCCACACGGAGCTGCTCCTCGATCGCGCGGAGCCGCTCCCTCTCGCTCCTGGACAAGGACATGGCGCCCGCCCCTCCCCGCCGCGTCGCATACATCGGCCGTAGGAAGAATGGACCCCTCACTACCCGCGGTGAGCGAGCACTAAACGGAGCGGCCCACCGGCTTCGTGGGGCCGACCGCGGTCCACAACGGATCGCGCTGATATTAGTACCCGCGCAGCGCGACCCGAACGCCTCACACCGCCCACGTTCGCTCATTGGACCCCGCGGAATGGGCGGGGCCGCAGAGCCGAGAAAGTTGAATATGTAATGACATCTCCCCCGCACGGTGTCCCCGCCATCCCGAAATCCACCCGGCGCCCCTGCGCAGCGCCAGGGCAGGCGCACCAGGCCGCGCGACCCGTCGACCGCCGCGCCGGTCGCGGCGCCCACCTCCCTCACCTGGACCATATACCGCGACCTGCACGGATTCCGTCATCGCCATTCACGTTGCGCGCACAGTCGAGAATTGACACCGACGTACGCATCCCCTTTCCCTCTCCCCCGAATAATCGTCAAAACGGCGCATACCTGGTCCCCTGATTTTCGATCCCGGGAAATCACTGTGCGCCCATTTTTGGCGCTTATGGAATGACCATAATCGGCGCGTTCCCGACACGCCGAACATGCCGCCGGACAAGCGGACCCGACTCTGGCACGACGATCGGTAAAGGTCGGCATCGGGGGAAGAACCTAGAGGGAGAGCACGAAGAGGAGGCACGGGGCACGGCTTCCTCTTCCGTCCGACGGGGGCGGCGCAGCAGCGGCACCCGCCCCGCCGGACATCGCCGACCGGGGGGACTCATGACGAACACGAAACCCGTGACCCTCGGGCCGCCGGACGTTCAGCTCGCCGGTGATCTGGCGATTCCAGCTGGAGCGTTCGGGATGGTCCTCTTCGCGCACGGAAGTGGCAGTTCCCGGCACAGCCCGCGGCAGAAGGCGGTGGCCTCCGAGCTCAACGAGCGCGGGCTGGGCACGCTCCTCTTCGACCTGCTCACCGATGAGGAGGAGGACATCGAGGCCCGCACCGGTAGCCGCGACTTCCGCTTCGACATCACCCTGCTGTCAGAACGGCTGACCGAGGCACTCGACTGGCTGGCGAGCACCGAGGAGACCTCCGGACTGCCCGTCGGGCTCTTCGGAGCCAGCACCGGCGCCGCCGCCGCACTCCGCACAGCGGTGCGGCGACCCGACCGCGCGCGGGCGGTGGTGTGCCGCGGCGGACGAGTCGACCTCGCGCAGGAGACCCTGGAGCGGATCAGCGCCCCCGTTCTCCTCATCGCCGGAAGCGCCGACGCGCCGATCGTGCGGATCAGCCACGAGGCCGCGCGGCGGATCCGCGCACCCCATCAGGTCTACATCGTGCTGGGCGCCACCCACCTGTTCATGGAGCCCGGCGCGCTGGATGAGGTGGCGCGGGTCTCGGGTGAGTGGTTCGAAAGGTACCTCAGCGCGTGAGCGTCGCGGGCGGGACGCGTGGGCGTTCGGGCAGGGCGGTAGCGAACAACGGGCACCTTTACAATGTAGATTCACTTGGGCTG contains:
- the ctaD gene encoding aa3-type cytochrome oxidase subunit I, whose protein sequence is MTETEAHRNATEVAVTPTVEQGWAVVRWLGSTDHKFIGHLYLITSFGFFLAGGAMAMLIRAELLWPGMQVVTAQEYNALFTLHGTIMLLLFATPLFVGFANVVMPLQIGAPDVAFPRMNMFSYWLFLFGGLMVMGGFLTPGGAASFGWFAYQPLSDAVRTPGLGGDLWVLGLIVSGLGTILGATNFITTIACMRAPGMTPFRMPLFTWNTLFTSVLVLLAFPVLTAALAAMGADRMLGTHVYDAAHGGAILWQHLFWFFGHPEVYIVALPFFGIITEVIPAFSRKPLFGYKTMVGATMAITGLSMVVWAHHMFATGAVLLPFFSLLSFLIAVPTGIKFFNWIGTMWRGQLTFPTPMLFAMGFLVTFLFGGLTGVLLASPPIDFHATDSYFVVGHMHYVLFGTVVFAMFSGFYFWWPKMTGRLLHEGLGKFHFWTLFIGFQATFLVQHWLGAAGMPRRYADYLPSDGFTELNAISSVGSFVLGASTLIFLGNIYYTTRHAERVEADDPWGYGSSLEWTTSCPPPRHNFRSLPRIRSERPAFDLKFPYRPSSEARPDQPA
- a CDS encoding DUF3040 domain-containing protein produces the protein MSLSRSERERLRAIEEQLRVEDPEFADHLERCAERIPEVDPASAPSAPLPVPLMLWAAIAAIALALILALVMSATGDGASDPAEGSQPTSSDVSVYDLRPGVVAGQE
- a CDS encoding dienelactone hydrolase family protein, with product MTNTKPVTLGPPDVQLAGDLAIPAGAFGMVLFAHGSGSSRHSPRQKAVASELNERGLGTLLFDLLTDEEEDIEARTGSRDFRFDITLLSERLTEALDWLASTEETSGLPVGLFGASTGAAAALRTAVRRPDRARAVVCRGGRVDLAQETLERISAPVLLIAGSADAPIVRISHEAARRIRAPHQVYIVLGATHLFMEPGALDEVARVSGEWFERYLSA